Below is a genomic region from Astatotilapia calliptera chromosome 2, fAstCal1.2, whole genome shotgun sequence.
AGAACTGATAATAGTCCTGATAATAAATAGTCCTTGTAATAAACAGTCCTTGCTTAATGAAGTTGGCATTCAGAAGTtctcattttgtcatgttttcagaAACTTAGAACACCTACTTCTGCAGGTATGTGAGaggagcttttaaaaaaaaaaaaaaaaaaaaaaaactaaagagtTGCagcaatttatattttataattgcATGTTAAAGCTGATGAAACATGTCAGGTACAATTTCCATGGTGCAacaatgtcatttttaaaacacacaacactCTTAATCCATTTATAAATAGATCAACAAGTAATGACGGCTGGAAATTCTCTCCACAAGCTGCACTTAGTCCCATATGCACAATGACAGAAGAAAGTAAATCCATCGATCCAAGTAccaaaaaagggagagagacaaaaaaaaaaaaaaaaaaaaaaaaaggaagccagGCATTCACAATCCTTTCATGCTCACCAAATACCTATACTGTGTTTTAGGACAAGAGTCTCAGAAGAGTTGCCTGAATGTCTCAGGATCAATCTGGCTCAGTAGATGCAGATGTGAGAGGCAACGATCAGTGTAAATGGGATATAAATGTGAACATGTGTAGGCTCCTTGAAAACAAGAGTCCCATTAATAGCAAAGGAGAGTGATACAGACAAAAGTTCGACAAGGGGCTGGAGTGGAAACGGACCATTCAAACTATGGTGCTGATGGGGGTTTAAAATGGCTGGGGGAAAGGGGAAAATAATTCTGCATGCTTCCAGTTCAAGCATTTTCACTAGCCTCTACTGCCTGGTGTTTGACCAAGTGATCTGGCTTGTTGCCATTACTGTGGTGCTCCCACATCTGCAGATAGAGCCTCTCCAGGTCCATTGTGTACTGCTTGGTGTTGAAAAGAGGGCTGCAAATTCTCTGCTTCCAAACACGCGCTCGGACCATCTTCAGGCTATAGGAGGAGGGCGAGTAATCAGAGTTCGCAGGTGACAAAGtaggttttaaaaataaataaaattaagtgTTTAGGATAAACATCTACTTACTATTCCATGTCGGAGCCCAGTTTGACTGCTATGTCCTCATAGTCCTGGCGGCTTTGAGCTATTAGATCAGGGCAGCCCAGACAGTTGAGTTGTGAGGCAGCCACACGGGATGCAAGAGTCTCACCTACAGTGGTgtcaatattttaaaagaaaacaggttTCAATTAACATTCTCCTCATGgtcatgtttttatattttttaaaatctgttaatTATTCAACTTGTGTTATGGCAACAATTggtagtagggctgccacaattagtcgactagtcacaattatgtcgactatcaaaatagtCGACGACTGATGtgatagtcgacgtgtcgtttgaagctttgtaagatcccaaaagatgcaggaataagtagtaggatttaagagtgtaataacagaaTGAAACtaaagatggcagcactgcatgtacaaggaaaACCCCGAAGAAGTAGCTTTGTCCCAGAATTAGAGCAGCCCGGCTCAATTTCCAACagtggcggcagctagttagttttagtATTACTCTTATTCTTTctaggtcacaaaataaacgtttaacattttcaggcgagaatgtagctgtgcaaacctcaaatatctgctcagtttatcaagacaccacatattttgaAAAGCGCTCTGATGTccgttacccactagctcgatagctagccgtgGGCAaagctcactagagccggtgagaaccCCTGACTCCGGGCAAAtagttttcaaacccaccgccgtctttcgctactcaggttaaacatatataagtcacttagataacttaaaaatgttactgtttggcttttagtattttatttgttcctgagtaaatcggtttggctgagattaaagttatagtttttacacagctgaataaacgtcaagcagacagctgattatcagaagtgtaacatgctcgagaatatactccggtgtcccgttatattttagatagcaaggagtttattaaacttcaccgaaacaatctgcaaatttcattacaatttaataaactatcatcttgtctttatttttagttagcacataccttaaacacttaaagctgtaagctaatgatagttataagagcagatgcatgctggtgcaccAAGCTGTACGTTTACGTCCAATgaatgcatgatctgattagtcgactaatcgcaaaaataatacGTGACTaatcgactatcaaaataatcgtttgtggcagccctaattggTAGCCAAGCCTATTCCTGAAAACTCTGCTCACCAGGCATAGTAACCATGGGTGTTCCAGCCCAGAGAACATCCATGCCTGTGGTATGACCGTTGCACAGAGGAGTGTCTAGGCACACATCAGCAAGCTGGCCCCTTCTCACATGCTCCTCCTTGGGGGCCACAGGAGAAAAAATGATCCGAGAGCCTGGCAGACCCATGTTCTGAGCATACTGCTGGATGTTGGGCTCACCAACTGCAGGGAAGCGAAGAAGCCACAATACGCTGTTGGGCACGCGCTTTAGGATCTGCAACAAGACAAATGTTAAGagattgattatttatttttatacacacgcacgtatatatgtatacacacacacacacacacacacacacacacacacactttgaaacGCCCTTAAACAGAATTTCTTAGTTAAAGGAACTCCAGTTCATTAATAATAAGGACAGTCCAAACTTACATTGACCCACATCTGGAGAGTAGGTGGATCAATCTTGTAGAGCTGGTTGAAGTTGCAGTAGACAATGGAGTCCTCTGGGAGACCATACTGAGAACGAGTTGTTACAACAATCGTGCGTGGCACCTCCTCCCCAGTTGCAGCTTTGTTACTGATCTAAACATGAGGAATGAAAATATTGCGGCCTTAACgcttacatttgttttaaagtgttttgttttaaagtccCTCCTAAATGAGGGAACATTGACTAAAATACTTCTGTAAAAAGAAGCAGCATGTGACAATATATGGGAACGTGACCAGGGTGTCCAGACAGTGTGTTTACATGAAGCAAAAGTGGCCAAAGTGTGTACGTCTAATAGTGACTCTTACCTGTGTGGTGGCTAGGCCATTGCTGACAGTGAAGCCATTGATTGTGACCTGGATTTGGCCTTGATTGATCATGTTGATGATTGCTTCAGCTGCTGTGTTCATGGGAATTACAGGCATGGACAGGGCTCCATTTGTGTCACAAGTAGATTCCTGGTTGTTGTCACACTTCATCTGGtcgattaaaaaataaataaaacatgttcatcaataatcagaattattgtttcagattaaacatctgttttaataaagtttctGGATATTTTTCCTTACTCACCTTTATCACTTTGACATCGGGCAGACTGTCCAAGAAGGCCTTCAGATCAATACCATTAAGAACGATGCGGTTGTCAAAGATGTGCCCGTTAGACTTGAAATCAATCACTGCCTTTTTCTGTtggtcaaaaataaataaagttacaaCAACAGTGAAAGTAAAATTTTAGGAAAACAAGACAGCTCATAGAATCAATCTGCAGCATTGTAAGGCTGGACAAACCTTGAGGTGAGGGAACATGTTGGCATGGTCTCCAATGAAGAAGGTATTGGGCATGTAGGCAAGTTTCTCTGAGTACTGCTCAGCCACTTCTGTAGGCGATGTCTCCTTGTCTGTGATGATGTAGTCCATGAAGGGAGCTCCGCTGGTTCCAGGGTAACCTAGCCACATAGCCTATAGAATAGGTAGAAATTGTTAGCTGTGCGTTTTCACGGTCAGTATATTGCACAAGCAGAAATATAGCTATCCCCTAGACTGGGTAACAATTTACATGTAAGGCTTACCTGAACAGGGGCAGGGCGGAGGGCGAAGAGCTCATTTCTTGCTCCCTTGGTGTATCCATTCATATTCACTAGAATGTTGATTCCATCCTGGTGAATACGATCAGCTGCCTTGCCATTGCAAGGTATCTGGAGACAAAAATTACAGTTTATGTAAATGGCTAGAGTTCCTGACATTGCATCTGACAGCACAATGGTGGAAATGACTTCCaagttaaaaatagaaatgctCAAGGTTGATGTGTTATAAATAGAAAGATACTGTTGAGGAAACAACATGTTACGAGTTACCTGTGAGAGGTCTGTGAAATGATGAGCTTCAGCGACCACTTTCACACGGAAATTGGTACTATCATCAGGGCTGAGTGCATAGCAAAACACCTTTAGGGtaaggaaaacaaaattaagACTTTAGTCAACACTGTGTCAATACATTGCA
It encodes:
- the ogt.1 gene encoding UDP-N-acetylglucosamine--peptide N-acetylglucosaminyltransferase 110 kDa subunit isoform X8; this encodes MACYLKAIETQPNFAVAWSNLGCVFNAQGEIWLAIHHFEKAVTLDPNFLDAYINLGNVLKEARIFDRAVAGYLRALSLSPNHAVVHGNLACVYYEQGLIDLAIDTYRRAIELQPHFPDAYCNLANALKEKGNVSEAEECYNTALRLCPTHADSLNNLANIKREQGYIEEAVQLYRKALEVFPEFAAAHSNLASVLQQQGKLQEALMHYKEAIRISPTFADAYSNMGNTLKEMQDVQGALQCYTRAIQINPAFADAHSNLASIHKDSGNIPEAIASYRTALKLKPDFPDAYCNLAHCLQIVCDWTDYDERMKKLVSIVADQLEKNRLPSVHPHHSMLYPLSHSFRKAIAERHGNLCLDKVDKMIKINALHKPAYEHPKDLKASGGRLRIGYVSSDFGNHPTSHLMQSIPGMHNPEKFEVFCYALSPDDSTNFRVKVVAEAHHFTDLSQIPCNGKAADRIHQDGINILVNMNGYTKGARNELFALRPAPVQAMWLGYPGTSGAPFMDYIITDKETSPTEVAEQYSEKLAYMPNTFFIGDHANMFPHLKKKAVIDFKSNGHIFDNRIVLNGIDLKAFLDSLPDVKVIKMKCDNNQESTCDTNGALSMPVIPMNTAAEAIINMINQGQIQVTINGFTVSNGLATTQISNKAATGEEVPRTIVVTTRSQYGLPEDSIVYCNFNQLYKIDPPTLQMWVNILKRVPNSVLWLLRFPAVGEPNIQQYAQNMGLPGSRIIFSPVAPKEEHVRRGQLADVCLDTPLCNGHTTGMDVLWAGTPMVTMPDTTVGETLASRVAASQLNCLGCPDLIAQSRQDYEDIAVKLGSDMEYLKMVRARVWKQRICSPLFNTKQYTMDLERLYLQMWEHHSNGNKPDHLVKHQAVEASENA